From Patulibacter sp. SYSU D01012:
GCCGTGGCGGGACTGGGGCGGCGTGCAGGGCGTGGACGAGACGCGGCCGCTCGTCTCGAACGTGGCCGTCCGCCGGGACGACGAGGGACGGGAGGGCCCGCCGCTCGCGCCGGGCGGCTACCTGGAGCCGTCGGGCCTGGGCATCGGCGCGACGCTCGCGCCCTTCTACGCGGTCGGGCGGGTGACGGGGATCGGCGGACGGCTCGCGGTGCAGCTCGGCGGCGCCGCGCTCCTGGCGCTCGCGTTCGTGCTCGCCGTCGGACTGGCGCGCCGGCTGGTGCCCGAGCCGTGGGCCACGCGCGGCGTCGTCGCCGTCGGCCTGTCGCCGCCCGCCGTCATCGGCGCCACCGAGATCGGCCCCACGGGTGCCGCCGCGCTGCTCCTGACCGGCGCCGTCGCGACCGCCCTCGCCGTCCGCGACCGGCCCCGCACCTGGGCCGCGCTGTCGTGCGCCCTGCTCTGCGCGCTGCTGCCGTGGGTGTGGCTGCCGCTCGCGCCGGTGGCCCTCGTCGTGGCGGTCGCCCTCACGCGGTGGATGCGGCGACGGCGGCGCGGGCTGACCGGCTTCCTCGCGCTCGAGCTGCTGCTGCTCTCGGCGTTCGTCTTCCTGACCGTGCACGACCGCGTCTACGGCGGGCCGACGCCGTGGTCGCCGCAGGTCGGCTGGTCGCTGCCGACGTACTTCCACGGTCCGGTCGACGTGCTGTGGCGGGCCGTGAGCGGCCCCCTGGGCGTCCTCGTCGACCGCGACTTCGGGCTGCTGCGGTGGGCCCCCGTCCTGGGCCTGGTCGGCGTCGCCGCCTGGCGCCTGTGGCGGTGGCGGCGCGCCCGCCTGTTCCGGGTCTTCGCCGACGAGGTCCACATGGAGGTGATCGCGGCCTTCCTGCTGCTCGTGGTCGGCGCCGTCGTCGTGCCCTACGCCGTCCTCTCCCCCTGGCCGACGACGAACTGGCTCGGCGGCGGCGGCGCGGCGGTCGCCCTGCCCGTGGCCGCGGCGACGGTCGGCTGGGCGTGGCAGCGCGTGCCGCGCACCGCCGGCGTGCTGACCGCGGTGACGCTCGTCGGCACGGTCTGGCTGCTCGCCGCCGGCGCGCTGAGCGGCGACGTCGGCACGGTGCCGCCCCGGGGGCCGCTGCCGTGGGGCGGCGCGGAGCGGGTGCTGCCCGAGCTGCGGCGCTGACGTTCCCGGCGCCGCCCCGCGACGCCCCCCGGCAGCCCGCGGCGGGCACGGCGAACGCCGTCCCGAGGCGCGCGCACGCGGGCCCGCGCCCGGTCTACGCTAGGGAGGTGGCGACCGACCAGAGCTCCGTCCCCGCCGAGGGCGCCGCCCGCCCGCGCCCGGCCGGCGAGACCCCCGAGGACGTGCCCACGCTCGCGCCCGAGGTGCGTCGCCCGCCCGCGCCGGCCCGCGGCGGCCTGCTCGCGCTGCTGGCGCACGCGCGCCGCCACCGGATGCTCGGCTGGCGCTACTGGGTGCTCGCCGCCCGCGCGCTGCGGTGGAAGCGCAAGTACGGCGACCGCCTGCAGTTCGACGGCCCCGCGTTCATCTGCCCGGGGGTGCACTTCGAGATCGGCCCGGACGCCGTGGTGCGCCTCGGCCGGTGGTCGTGGATCGGCGACGGCACGAAGGTCCGCTGCCACGAGGGCCGCATCGACATCGGGGCGAAGACCGTCATCGGCCAGGAGTGCACCCTCTCGACCTACGAGCGGATCTCGATCGGCCGGGAGTGCATCATCGCCGACCGCTCGATGTTCATCGACTTCGACCACTCC
This genomic window contains:
- a CDS encoding acyltransferase; the protein is MATDQSSVPAEGAARPRPAGETPEDVPTLAPEVRRPPAPARGGLLALLAHARRHRMLGWRYWVLAARALRWKRKYGDRLQFDGPAFICPGVHFEIGPDAVVRLGRWSWIGDGTKVRCHEGRIDIGAKTVIGQECTLSTYERISIGRECIIADRSMFIDFDHSVAWVDAPIRTQGIYTRPVTVGHNVWIGYGGCVLRGVTVGDNAVLGTYAVATKDVPSNGVAAGAPARVVRMRPAPERMTWEDPHDVPLSAADERRLAERRAQREADAAAEKAARGAAPGGPSAADDADAV